DNA from Candidatus Cloacimonas acidaminovorans str. Evry:
ACCATCTATCAAAGACGGTTGGAAAAATATGTTAATTATTAAGGAAGGAGGAAGGAAATGCCGGAAAAGATTCGTATGACCATCATATACACAGTTCTTACTATTTGTGGACTGGCTATGATTATCCCTTTCATCTGGATGCTTTCCACTTCTTTAATGACACAATCCGAATTCAATAAACAGGAAAGCACTTTTATTCCCAAGGAATCATATTATGTTTGGGACAATGGAACGCAAAAGCAAAAAATTATTCTGGTGCAGGAAAAAGGCAATACCAGCATCATTCATATCTTGAATAAAGAAGATAAAATAATTGAGGAATATAAGGAAGTCCCCAGTTCCCAAATAAAAATGATTAAGAAAGTTCCCAGTTTTCACTGGCAGAATTATGTTACGGCATTTAACAAAGTTCCTTTTATTATCTACTTTAAAAATACACTGGTAGTTAGTTTCTTAACTTTAATCGGAGTGCTGATTACTTCTACCCTTGCTGCTTATGCTTTTGCCCGAATGGAATTTTTGGGAAGGGACTTTTTATTCTATCTGTTTTTAAGTATGATGATGGTTCCGGAACCCATCTATCTGGTTTCTTCCTATGTTTTGCTGGATAAAATCAGTTGGCTGGATACCTATCAAGCACTTATAGTCCCTTGGTGTGTAAATATTTTTACTATTTTCCTCTTCCGTCAGCATTTCAAATCGCTCCCCCAGGAACTTTTTGATGCTGCTGCTATTGACGGCTGCAGTACTTTTGGAATGCTCTGGAGAATTATGCTTCCTCTTTCCAAATCGGTTATAGCTACCGCTTCCATTTTTTCTTTAATCGGAAGCTGGAACAGTTTTATGTGGCCACTGGTAATGACTAACCGTCCGGAATTAAGGGTCTTGCAAGTTGGGCTTAGCTACTTTAATCAGGAAGCATCAACGCAAACAACACTTTTAATGGCTGCTTCAACCTTCAGCATTGTCCCCATATTGATTCTGTTCTTTATGGCACAAAAACAAATTATAGCCAGCTATGCTAAAGCAGGATTAAAGGATTAAAAGGAGAAAAAAGTGGATGCCAAAGAAATAAGAAAAAAAGCACAATTACAGAAAGCCAAACAGGCACAAAAAATACCTCCTGCCTATCAAAAACCAGTTCCTCGTCTTCTTTTTGAGGATGAAACAATGCGCCCCCAAAATATTGTGCCGGTAAAATTGAACCGTTGGATAGCTTTCGGGGTCTTTCTTGTCGTTTTAATTGTTTATATGTGTACTCAAGCACGCACTATGAGCTTTTGGGATAGCGGAGAATATGCAACCTGCATTAGCATTTTAGGAGTTCCCCATCCACCAGGAAATCCTTTTTACATTCTTTTAGGTAGAGCGATAGTTGCCATTTTTGGTTGGGCTGTTCCCCATGGAATGATTGCTGCCTTCATTTCTGCCCTCTTTAGCGCTCTGGCAGTAATGTTTACTTACTTAATCACTATCCAACTTACCAGTATGCTGAAAATTAAACCTTGGGAAGCAATTTTTGCCGGAATTATTGCCTCATTTTACACTGCTTTTTCTTTCACTTTCTGGATGAATGCTGTTGAGGCGGAGGTCTATTCTGGGTTGGTTTTTTTTGTGAATTTAATCATCTGGCTCACTTTAATCTGGGTGCAAAAAAGCCGAGATTTTTCTCACCAGAATATTCTGCTCTTAATTGCCTATCTCTTTTTCCTGGGCTTCTGTGTTCATCAGACAGCTTTACAAATAGCTCCCGCAATGCTGTTTATTGTTTGCTATCCTCTACTAAGACAAGGAATTAAAAGTGGCAGTTTTTTCCCCAAACTCGTCGTCTATTCTATTTTTTTACTGGTGGGTTATTTCCTCTTCGGTGTGATAGGTAAACAGGTGCAGATAGATGATTTGGACAAAATGGGTTTTGCTCTTGTCGCTTTCATTATTATATTTATAGAATTAAGAAAAGTGCTTGACCGCCGGATTTGGCTTTTGGGTATTGCTTTAGTTTTAGTTGGGCTTTCTTCCCATATTTATTTAATGGTGCGAGCTGCAGACAGACCTTTCATCAATGAAGGCAATCCCAGCAACTGGAAAATGTTTCAGGAATATGTTTTAAGAAAACAATACGGTAATACGAGTTTTGTGCAAAGGCGGGGAAATTTCTTTAAAGACCAGTTAAATTATCACTTTTTACGCTATTTTGGAATGCAATGGTTAAATGAGCCATTTTTCACAAAACCCTTAGGTGTAACTTCCGCTCTGTTGAAACCCATAGCTAATATTTTTATTGCCTTTTTGGGTGTAGCGGGAGCAATGTTACAATTTCGCAAAAATAAACACAGTTTTTGGTATTTCTTCTCGGTAATCTTAATTACTACAGTAGTAATGGTTTTTGTAATGAATCTTTCCGATGCCGAAGTTCGTGATCGTGATTACTTTTTTGTAGTTGCCTATAATATGTGGGCAATCTGGATGGGAATAGGAGCTTTGGCATTAGTTACACTGTGGAAAAGTAAACCTGTAAGAGTTGTTTTATTAATTTTTATGTGCCTTTTGCCCGTTAGCAATTTGATCTCTCAATATCGGGTTCACGATCGTTCTCAGGAATTTATCGCTCTGGATTATGGATTGAATTTCCTTAATTCGGTGGAAGAAAATGCCATCATTTTCACCAATGGAGATAATGACACTTTTCCTCTCTGGTATGCACAAGCGGTTGAAGACCCTTATTCCAAAGAGAATATCTACCATGCCAGAGATGTTTATCCTACAAAGGAAAGTAAAGAAGCAATCGCTAAGGCAATGGAATATAAAAATAAATGCCTGAAGGGTATCCGGAAAGATGTTTCCGTTGCCAATCTTTCCCTTTTAAACACCAGCTGGTATATCAGACAACTTAGAGACCAAGAAGGAATTCTGTTTAATATTCCTGATGACCAGTTAGATGAATTGGAACCAAGAAGAATTGAAAAACCGTTGGTTATTCTGGGACCACCGGATAATCCTTCAATGGGTTTTACAATGGATATACCTCCTACTGCCGAATGGAGAACAAATGAACCTTTCTATCGTGTTTCCGACCTTGCCGTGATGCAAATTGTGAAAGATAATTATGGCAAACGACCTATTTATTTTGCCGTAACCTGCGAAAGCTATGTTAATTTTAATGATTATGTTCGTAATGAAGGTATGGTTGGTAGAATTGTTTCCACTCCCAAAGAAGAACAAATAGACCCGGAACGCTTGTTACATAATATTGATGTGGTTTATAACTACCGCTCCATAGAAGACCCAAGGGTATATAAAGATGATAATATGAGACGACTCGTAATGAATTACGGTTCCGGTTTTGTGCGTGCCGCCAATTATTATATAGATACCGGAAATTATCCTAAGGCCTTGGAATATATTAATAAAGCAAAGAAATTTGTGGATGATGAAATAAAATTGACCGAATTCTATACCAACTATTACAGCAAAACAGGACAGTGGAACAAACTGGATGAATTTATCAATCGCCATCTCGTTACTCATCCCGATGGCTGGAAGATTTATTTAAGGTTTATTATTATGCATTTGGTAGATTATTATCCCGATAAAATCATCACTTACATCAAAAAAGGGTTCCTGCTTTTCCCTGAGCAGGAATATTTTGCCCAATTTGCTGTCAGTTATGCTCAAGAATATAAAGAATACGATGTAATTCATAAACTTCTGGAGGAAGTAGCTCCTAAACTTCAATATGATATAAGTGGATATCAATCTGACCTGGAAATGCTCTCTAAACAAAAAATAAGTGAATAAATGTAGAACGAATTAAGTCAGGAGTCGTCACTGCCGAAATAACTTTAACCCTATCTGAAAACTATTTTGGCAGTGAGGACTAATGACGACCAAGAAAGACCCAAAATGAATAAAAAAAGCAACAGACAATCCCTCAGGCATATTATCCAACTGCTTTTTTTATTGTTCTCCCTGGCTTTTTTGGCAGGCATTATCTTCTTTAGCTTGCCTTACACTATTCATACTATTTGTCCTTATGCCATAGTTTGTTTCGGCTTAAGCAAAAACATCCTTATTCAATATCTTGGCAACCCTTTCGCGATAACGATTGCCTTCAGCTTTTTAATTCTGGTTTTAACGATTTTTGGCAGTCGCCTTTTCTGTGCCTATATTTGCCCTCTGGGAACTTTGCAGGAAATTATCTATACCCTTTTCGGTAAAAAGCGAAAAAACAGAAAACAAATCCCTCAATTTCAAGAAAGGCGCTTTGCTTCTGTTAAATATATAGTGTTGGTTGTAACTATTATCCTTTCTCTAATAGGAGTAAACTATATTTTTATCCATTTATGCCCTGTTTATGCTCTTTCCCTTTTGCCTGATATAGCTGTTTGGGGTTTGATTGTAACTCTCGTAATAATTGTGGCGGGAATTTTTCTGGAACGCTTCTGGTGTCGTTTTCTTTGTCCTTACGCTGCTTTAATGAATTTGTTTCAGCACCTGGGACAACTTGTCCATTTTCCCCGCTTAAAAATTCACCGTAATTTGGAACGCTGTAATGATTGCGAACTTTGCTCTCTATCTTGTCCGATGAATATTAATATCACAGAAGATGAATATGTGCAGAACCCTAATTGCATTCTTTGTTTCAAGTGTGCGGAAAAATGCCCTAAACCCGAAACTCTAAAAGGAAAAATGGAAAAATAGATGAAAGTTATTCTGCAAATATTGGTCTTACTGCTTTTGGGAGGTATTCTTATTTTCCTGTTCTACAATGCTTTCCTATCTTTTGCTATGAATAAAGATGACTG
Protein-coding regions in this window:
- a CDS encoding carbohydrate ABC transporter permease, whose amino-acid sequence is MPEKIRMTIIYTVLTICGLAMIIPFIWMLSTSLMTQSEFNKQESTFIPKESYYVWDNGTQKQKIILVQEKGNTSIIHILNKEDKIIEEYKEVPSSQIKMIKKVPSFHWQNYVTAFNKVPFIIYFKNTLVVSFLTLIGVLITSTLAAYAFARMEFLGRDFLFYLFLSMMMVPEPIYLVSSYVLLDKISWLDTYQALIVPWCVNIFTIFLFRQHFKSLPQELFDAAAIDGCSTFGMLWRIMLPLSKSVIATASIFSLIGSWNSFMWPLVMTNRPELRVLQVGLSYFNQEASTQTTLLMAASTFSIVPILILFFMAQKQIIASYAKAGLKD
- a CDS encoding protein O-mannosyl-transferase family; translation: MDAKEIRKKAQLQKAKQAQKIPPAYQKPVPRLLFEDETMRPQNIVPVKLNRWIAFGVFLVVLIVYMCTQARTMSFWDSGEYATCISILGVPHPPGNPFYILLGRAIVAIFGWAVPHGMIAAFISALFSALAVMFTYLITIQLTSMLKIKPWEAIFAGIIASFYTAFSFTFWMNAVEAEVYSGLVFFVNLIIWLTLIWVQKSRDFSHQNILLLIAYLFFLGFCVHQTALQIAPAMLFIVCYPLLRQGIKSGSFFPKLVVYSIFLLVGYFLFGVIGKQVQIDDLDKMGFALVAFIIIFIELRKVLDRRIWLLGIALVLVGLSSHIYLMVRAADRPFINEGNPSNWKMFQEYVLRKQYGNTSFVQRRGNFFKDQLNYHFLRYFGMQWLNEPFFTKPLGVTSALLKPIANIFIAFLGVAGAMLQFRKNKHSFWYFFSVILITTVVMVFVMNLSDAEVRDRDYFFVVAYNMWAIWMGIGALALVTLWKSKPVRVVLLIFMCLLPVSNLISQYRVHDRSQEFIALDYGLNFLNSVEENAIIFTNGDNDTFPLWYAQAVEDPYSKENIYHARDVYPTKESKEAIAKAMEYKNKCLKGIRKDVSVANLSLLNTSWYIRQLRDQEGILFNIPDDQLDELEPRRIEKPLVILGPPDNPSMGFTMDIPPTAEWRTNEPFYRVSDLAVMQIVKDNYGKRPIYFAVTCESYVNFNDYVRNEGMVGRIVSTPKEEQIDPERLLHNIDVVYNYRSIEDPRVYKDDNMRRLVMNYGSGFVRAANYYIDTGNYPKALEYINKAKKFVDDEIKLTEFYTNYYSKTGQWNKLDEFINRHLVTHPDGWKIYLRFIIMHLVDYYPDKIITYIKKGFLLFPEQEYFAQFAVSYAQEYKEYDVIHKLLEEVAPKLQYDISGYQSDLEMLSKQKISE
- a CDS encoding 4Fe-4S binding protein, with protein sequence MNKKSNRQSLRHIIQLLFLLFSLAFLAGIIFFSLPYTIHTICPYAIVCFGLSKNILIQYLGNPFAITIAFSFLILVLTIFGSRLFCAYICPLGTLQEIIYTLFGKKRKNRKQIPQFQERRFASVKYIVLVVTIILSLIGVNYIFIHLCPVYALSLLPDIAVWGLIVTLVIIVAGIFLERFWCRFLCPYAALMNLFQHLGQLVHFPRLKIHRNLERCNDCELCSLSCPMNINITEDEYVQNPNCILCFKCAEKCPKPETLKGKMEK